TGACCGATATTTCCTCCTACCTGTGGGGCCGACTGCCCCTGATCCTGCTCTTCGTGTGCGGGTATCTCGTATACCAGCTCATGGCGGCCACGCGGATCACCGACGGGTTCGTGGCCTGGGCGCTCCGGCGCAGCAAGGGCCATCCGCGCAGGGTTCTGTTTTACATCATCGCGGCCTCGGCCGCGCTCTCGTCGTTCATCCCCAACACCATTACGGTGCTGACGCTGATCCCCATGCTCAAGCGTCTGGACCGGGACTTCGCGGACCGGGGGGTGCGCGGTATGACCACGGTGCTGATGTGTTCCGCCATCTACGGCGCGGCCATCGGCGGCATGGGTTCCATGATCGGCTCGCCAGCAAACGCCGTGCTCTTCGCGGCCCTGGACCTGTTTCAGGTTGCCGGACGCGAAAGTCTCAACTTCTTCAACTGGTTCCTGTGGTCCGTGCCCCTGGTGGCGGCCTTTGTGCTGGTCGCATGGGGCGTGGCCGCCGGTTTGGGCCTGCCCAAGTCGGCGCGGGGCGTGGTTATAGATATGTCCGGGGGGCAGCGATCAGGGGCCGACTCCCGGCAGCGTTACGGGGCGAAGCTGTTCTGGCAGTATATGGGATATTTCGTGTTCGAAGCCGTGGCCCGGGAGAATGTAGCCGGGTTCGCGACCGTCTCGCCGGTTGTCAGTCTGGGGTTCGCAGGGCTGTTCCTGTACCTGCTCTTTGTCCGTCGCGCGCCGGACGGGGGAGGGCGGTCCGGTCCGCTGCTGTCCGGCGGCGGGCTGCTCAAGTCCGTGCCGCGCCGTGGGCTGATCTTCATCCTGGCTCTGGCCGTGCTGGCCGGGGTGGTTCACTGGACCGGGCTGGACCACAGGACCGTGGTTATGGCCGGCAAGCTGCTCGATGGCGACATGGACCCGCGCCTGCTTTTTCTGCTGACCATCGGCGCGGTCATCTTCCTGACCGAGGTCTTGTCCAACACCGCGGTCGTGGCCGCCTTCTTCACCATCGCCTTTTATGCGGCAAAGGGGCACGGCATGGATCCGCTACCGTTGATGATCGGGGTGGGCGTGGCCTCGACCTGCGCCTTCATGACCCCCATCGCCACCACATCCAACGCCCTGGCCTTCGGGGAGATGAAGGGCGCGTCCCTCAAGGTCATGCTCGGTCTGGGTCTGGTGCTGAACATCCTGGGCGCGCTGCTCATGGCAGGC
This DNA window, taken from uncultured Pseudodesulfovibrio sp., encodes the following:
- a CDS encoding SLC13 family permease; this translates as MLPPLTDISSYLWGRLPLILLFVCGYLVYQLMAATRITDGFVAWALRRSKGHPRRVLFYIIAASAALSSFIPNTITVLTLIPMLKRLDRDFADRGVRGMTTVLMCSAIYGAAIGGMGSMIGSPANAVLFAALDLFQVAGRESLNFFNWFLWSVPLVAAFVLVAWGVAAGLGLPKSARGVVIDMSGGQRSGADSRQRYGAKLFWQYMGYFVFEAVARENVAGFATVSPVVSLGFAGLFLYLLFVRRAPDGGGRSGPLLSGGGLLKSVPRRGLIFILALAVLAGVVHWTGLDHRTVVMAGKLLDGDMDPRLLFLLTIGAVIFLTEVLSNTAVVAAFFTIAFYAAKGHGMDPLPLMIGVGVASTCAFMTPIATTSNALAFGEMKGASLKVMLGLGLVLNILGALLMAGWLSWILPILY